The following proteins come from a genomic window of Lolium rigidum isolate FL_2022 chromosome 5, APGP_CSIRO_Lrig_0.1, whole genome shotgun sequence:
- the LOC124652362 gene encoding GDSL esterase/lipase EXL3-like: MAFASVPTMISVVLLVLAGALAAAPPPTAGGPPKAPVTPPAGPPKAPVTPPAGPPKVPTPPLTGPPKGASPPAAAGPLKFPALLAFGDSVADTGNNNYVRTIVRANFPPYGKDFAGHKATGRFCDGKVSVDFLASALGVKELLPPYLKKDLSLEELKTGVSFASAGSGYDNSTCRTMSALTMERQLQMFQEYKAKVGGTIPDKTLYLLVWGSNDIVEHFTFADGITEPNYADYLVKRAISYIQSLVDLGAKRVALTGIPPVGCLPSQRMMAGGIRKQCATDRNQLSIMFNRKVSQEMATLNAKLPGVTLVYIDLYGIFTDMIERHDALGFKNGKDACCGYIGLAAAVLCNFASPLCPDPSKYIFWDSYHPTEAAYKVIIDVIVDKYFKNMH, encoded by the exons ATGGCGTTCGCCAGCGTGCCGACCATGATCTCCGTCGTCCTGCTTGTTCTCGCCGGagccttggcggcggcgcctcctcccacCGCAGGAGGGCCGCCTAAGGCGCCCGTGACTCCGCCGGCGGGGCCGCCTAAGGCGCCCGTGACTCCGCCGGCAGGGCCGCCGAAGGTTCCCACGCCTCCTTTGACAGGGCCACCCAAGGGAGCGTCGcctccggcggcggccggcccgctcaAGTTCCCGGCACTCCTTGCTTTCGGCGACTCGGTGGCGGACACGGGCAATAACAACTACGTGAGAACCATCGTTAGGGCCAACTTCCCGCCCTACGGCAAGGACTTTGCCGGGCACAAGGCCACTGGCAGGTTCTGTGACGGCAAGGTCAGCGTAGATTTCCTAG CGTCGGCACTTGGTGTGAAGGAACTGCTCCCGCCGTACCTGAAGAAGGACCTCTCCCTGGAGGAGCTTAAGACCGGCGTGAGCTTCGCATCGGCGGGGAGCGGCTACGACAACTCCACCTGCAGGACTATG TCGGCGCTGACGATGGAGCGGCAGCTGCAGATGTTCCAGGAGTACAAGGCCAAGGTGGGCGGCACCATCCCTGACAAGACCCTCTACCTCCTCGTGTGGGGCAGCAACGACATCGTGGAGCACTTCACCTTCGCGGACGGTATCACGGAGCCCAACTACGCCGACTACCTGGTCAAGCGCGCCATCTCCTACATCCAGTCCCTCGTCGACCTCGGCGCCAAGAGGGTGGCCCTCACGGGGATTCCCCCCGTCGGCTGCCTGCCCTCGCAGCGCATGATGGCCGGCGGGATCCGGAAGCAGTGCGCCACCGACCGCAACCAGCTCTCCATCATGTTCAACCGCAAGGTCAGCCAGGAGATGGCCACGCTCAACGCCAAGCTCCCCGGCGTCACCCTCGTCTACATCGACCTCTACGGCAtcttcaccgacatgatcgagAGGCACGACGCGCTCGGCTTCAAGAACGGCAAGGACGCATGCTGCGGATACATCGGACTCGCAGCAGCCGTGCTCTGCAACTTCGCCAGCCCGCTCTGCCCCGACCCCTCCAAGTACATCTTCTGGGACAGCTACCACCCCACCGAGGCCGCAtacaaggtcatcatcgacgTGATCGTCGACAAATACTTCAAAAACATGCACTAG